The following are encoded in a window of Vigna unguiculata cultivar IT97K-499-35 chromosome 8, ASM411807v1, whole genome shotgun sequence genomic DNA:
- the LOC114193036 gene encoding LEAF RUST 10 DISEASE-RESISTANCE LOCUS RECEPTOR-LIKE PROTEIN KINASE-like 1.2 encodes MRKSLNMMWPEVAVLLLLLVQTSHAGCLPSSCGKISNITYPFRLKGDPEKCGDERYEVGCENNVTVLYLHSAKYHVEAINYNNYTVRVVDPALQLHNCSSLPLRSLSRSNFSDTYTYSSDPYQAGLRAYRNWESLE; translated from the coding sequence ATGAGAAAGAGTTTGAACATGATGTGGCCAGAGGTAGCAGTGTTGCTCTTACTTCTAGTCCAGACAAGTCACGCTGGTTGTCTTCCTTCTTCGTGTGGCAAAATCAGCAACATCACTTATCCATTTCGATTAAAAGGCGACCCAGAGAAGTGTGGGGACGAAAGGTATGAGGTTGGTTGTGAGAATAATGTTACGGTGTTGTATCTGCACTCTGCAAAATACCATGTGGAGGCAATAAACTACAACAACTACACAGTGAGAGTGGTTGACCCTGCTCTTCAACTCCATAACTGCTCCTCTCTTCCTCTCCGCTCCCTCTCTCGCTCCAATTTTTCTGATACTTACACTTACTCTTCGGATCCATACCAAGCCGGTCTAAGAGCATATCGTAATTGGGAATCTCTGGAATGA